The Gemmatimonadota bacterium sequence GGGAGAAACCAGGTGGCTGGACGGGGGCCTGGCCCTTGCCGAGAAGCTTATGGCCATTTATATGGATGGCGACCTGCCGAGGGGGGCATCGGGAATTGATTGGTACGAGTCGCAGATGGGACCGAGTTTTTTACAGCATGGATTGGCGCGGATTGCACTGATGGCCCGCGATGGTCTCCCCTGTATTTTGGAGGGAGATTATACGGCGAGGTAAAATGAGGGAAATAGATCATGGACAAAAACCAATGGCTGGATCCACAACCCTGGGAGCGAGACGTCGATACACCCTGTCTGTCCCTGGGCGCAGCCGGTCAATTTGACGACACCCACATTTTTGCTCCCTGTGTCGCTTTGGAAAACGGGCGCTATTACATGTGGTACAGCGGCTCGCGCGGCGAAGTAGATCTGCGGGTTTTTGCTCTGGGGCTGGCCACCAGCGACGATGGCCTGCATTTTACACGACACCCCGCCTCCCCGGTTTGTACCCTGGCCGATGGCAGTCACTCCATCCTCACCCCCACCCTGGTACGCCACCCGGACGGCTCCCTGCGGCGCGAGGCGGGCAAGCTGCGTATGTTTTTTTCCTCGACCGATTTTCCCTCTGGCGACACGCGCCACACCCTGCACGCCATGACCAGCGACGACGGACTTCGCTGGGATACGCCCTCCCCTCCCCTATTGGAAAACGCCTACGCCCCCACCCTATTTTGGGAAGACGACCACTACCGCCTGTGGTACACCGATGTGACCGCCGACCCCTGGACCATACGCGCCGCCCACAGCGACAACGGCTTTGAGTGGCAAGTCCATCCCCAGCCGGTGTTGGAGTTAGACCAGGAATGGGAGTTCCAGCGCCTGGTCTATCCAACCGTTCTCAAAGAAGACGGTTATTATCTGATGTGGTACGGCAGCTATAGCAGCTATCCGCCCGAGGTCATGAAAACCTCCATCGGATTTGCCATCAGCGAAGATGGCCTCAACTGGACTAAAAGTCCTCACAATCCGATCTTTGGTCCCGATCCTTCGCGGTCCTGGGAATCGCACTTTACCACCAGCCATTCGCTCTTGCGCCTGGCCGACGGCTCCCTGCGCCTGTGGTACGCTTCGCGCACCAAACCACCTTTTGTACACAAATATTACGCCATCGGCACCGCGCGATGGTACGCTTAATGCTTTCAATAAATACACCCGATCAGGAGGTCACCTTAGATGGCGCAAGAGCAACTCGAATTGCGCGAGGCAAGCGGCAACGAAAAACCGGTGTTTGGCATCTCGGAGTGGATGTGCTACTACGCCAACTACGACAAGCCGTGCCCGGGACCTGAAGCACTGGACGAGTGCATCGACCTGCACCTGCAAGCGGGCTGCGACCATCTGGTTTGGAATCTGGGACGTTCGGTGGTGGACTACTGGTCCGAGTTGCCCCATATCACGCGGATGTGCGAAAATGGCGACCAGGTCGGCGGCATCTCCTGGAGCTTTGTTCGCAAGGTGATGGACGAGGTGTGTCCGCTGCGGCACGCGCTGGCGCTGTGCCGCGACCGTGGGGCGCAACTGTGGGGCCGCCTGGGGATGAACCGCCACTATGGCCGGACGGACTGGATAGGGGTCACGTCCAGGTTCGCGCTGGACAATCCGGCCTTCAGGGAAGTGACCAAGCCGGGCAACGAGGACGCCAGCCGGCTGTGCTACGCGCTGGCGGAAGTACGGCGCGAGCGGATCGATATTTTGCTCGAGTGCCAGAGGATCGGCGTCGATGGGCTGGTGCTCGACTTCTGCCGGCAGATGCCGATGCTGCTATACCATCCGGCGCTGGTCGAGCCGTTTATGGCGGAGACGGGGGTGGATCCGCGCGAAATCGACTCGGACGACTTCGAACAATACCGGGTGTGGTTTCAGTACCGGGCCGATGTGCTGACCGAATTTATGACCGAACTGCGGCAGGCGGTGCGCGTCCAGGAGGGCAAATTGGGTCGGCGCTGCCCAATCATCGCCCGGGTGCCCGACAACGCGCGATGGCTGATACTGGCCTATGGACTGGACAGCGAGCGCTGGTGCGAGGAGGATCTGATAGACGGATTGATGTTGAGTCCCTTTCCTCTGACCCGCGAGGATCTGGACCTGCACGTCGGCTATCACGCAGCAGTGGCACACCGACACGGCAAACTGTGCATTGGCGGTGTGGGATCCAAAGGGCTGATCGAAAACCGGGTAGAGAAGAATACGGGTTTTTATGCGCCGCAACCGGCCTATGCACTGGCGGCACAACAGTACGCGGTGGGGGTCGATGGCATGAGCCTGTACCAGAGCGAGACGCTGGTGCGGATGGCGTATCTGGCGCAGTTGCTGAGCGACGTAGGCGTGCCGGCGATCGTGGCGGAGCAGGCGAATGCGCTACCCAGACCGACCCGACCGCGACCGGAGATCGGCATGGACTGGCACGCGCATATAGAGGGCCGACACAGCTTGCGGACGGAGGCGGGCGACGCCGCGCTCTAATGGACTGTCCAGCACGATTAGCATTGTGAAAGGAGAGATATATGGCACGATTCGTAAGAGTTGGATCGATTCAGTTCAGTGCATTTGCCGATTTGCAGCGGGGTGAACCCGAGAGCATGGAAAAAGTACTGCGCATGACCCGAAACGACCTCAATTCATTGAAAGGATACAATCTGGACCTGGTGTTGACCTGTGAGCTGGTCGAAGGATACGGCCAGACCCTGGAAACGGCCGAGACCGTGGAACAGCCGGGTCCGTTTTTGTCAATGTACCGGGATTTCGCCAGGGCCGAGTCATGCCACGTGGCTGGATCTATCAAGCTCCGCGAAGGCGACGACGTGTTCAATTCGATTGTGTATATCGGCCCTGATGGCTCAGTGATCGGTGCCTATCACAAGACGTACCTGACGGATAACGAGCGAAAACAGGGGTTGCGCTCGGGTGACGGCCCCAAAGTTTTCGACACCGCGATCGGTCGCCTTGGAGGGGTGGTTTGTTTCGACCAGAAATTCGAGCAACTTCGGTTCGATTACCGGGACCTGAAACCGGACATCCTCACATTTCCCAGTGCCTATCACGGCGGATTCCTTCAGCAGCAATGGGCGTACGAATGCCAGTGCTACTATCTGACCGCGCTTCGGTTCTACGGAGGCGGGGTGATCGATCCCCTCGGCCAGCCCGTGAAACTAAACACCAACTATTCACGCACGATGTGCGCAACGATCAACCTGGACCGCGTGCTGGTCAAACGCACTGGAAACTCCGGCAAGTTTCCTCTGATCGAGAAGAAATACCAGGATGAGGTCACGATCGACGTGCCGAGCTATATCGGGACCGCCTTGATCCACAGCAATTCGGATAAGCGCTCGGCCATAGACATTGTGAGAGAATTTGAGTTGGAACTATTCGACGATTTCTTCGCCCGCAACATCCGGCAGAACGATGAGAACCGCCGTCTGAACGTCGGTTCGCTCAAGGAGATTTATTCGGTTCGTTCG is a genomic window containing:
- a CDS encoding carbon-nitrogen hydrolase family protein codes for the protein MARFVRVGSIQFSAFADLQRGEPESMEKVLRMTRNDLNSLKGYNLDLVLTCELVEGYGQTLETAETVEQPGPFLSMYRDFARAESCHVAGSIKLREGDDVFNSIVYIGPDGSVIGAYHKTYLTDNERKQGLRSGDGPKVFDTAIGRLGGVVCFDQKFEQLRFDYRDLKPDILTFPSAYHGGFLQQQWAYECQCYYLTALRFYGGGVIDPLGQPVKLNTNYSRTMCATINLDRVLVKRTGNSGKFPLIEKKYQDEVTIDVPSYIGTALIHSNSDKRSAIDIVREFELELFDDFFARNIRQNDENRRLNVGSLKEIYSVRSAV